From the Nonlabens marinus S1-08 genome, one window contains:
- a CDS encoding nitrilase family protein, giving the protein MSKKLKVSLIQTELIWEEPLLNLSAFDIKLKELYGNTELVILPEMFTTGFSMNPQEIAYSYTIYDWFKNHAMAGNFAIYGSVMFKKDSGTYCNRGIFMKPDGDFTVYDKRHTFTLAGEHEVYDRGEKPVIAEFKGWKFNLQICYDLRFPVYARNTQDYDVLLYVANWPVPRVNAWDALLKARAIENMAYCIGVNRVGTDGTGMDYSGHSQVYDVLGHEMIKDHPWQTEGIQQVVLDKEHIEFTRKKLRFLEDRDAFTLE; this is encoded by the coding sequence ATGTCAAAAAAACTCAAAGTATCGCTCATACAAACAGAACTCATCTGGGAAGAGCCATTGCTCAACCTCAGCGCCTTTGATATCAAGCTCAAAGAGCTCTACGGCAATACAGAACTAGTAATTCTTCCAGAAATGTTTACCACTGGCTTTTCTATGAATCCGCAAGAGATTGCGTACTCCTATACCATTTATGATTGGTTTAAAAACCATGCGATGGCTGGAAATTTTGCGATTTACGGCAGCGTGATGTTCAAAAAAGATTCGGGTACATATTGCAATCGTGGGATATTTATGAAGCCTGATGGTGATTTCACCGTTTACGATAAACGCCACACCTTTACCCTAGCAGGTGAACATGAAGTGTACGACCGTGGTGAAAAACCCGTCATTGCAGAATTTAAGGGTTGGAAATTCAACTTGCAGATTTGCTATGATTTACGTTTCCCGGTTTATGCGAGAAATACGCAGGATTATGATGTGTTGCTCTATGTGGCCAACTGGCCAGTGCCTAGAGTCAACGCATGGGACGCCTTATTGAAAGCTCGTGCCATTGAAAACATGGCGTATTGCATAGGCGTCAACCGAGTAGGAACTGATGGAACTGGCATGGATTACAGTGGTCATTCTCAAGTATATGATGTACTAGGCCATGAGATGATCAAAGATCACCCCTGGCAAACGGAGGGAATTCAACAAGTGGTTTTAGACAAAGAACACATCGAATTCACTAGAAAAAAACTAAGGTTTCTCGAAGATCGGGACGCGTTTACTCTAGAGTAA
- a CDS encoding methionine aminotransferase has translation MIAKNQIRSKLPEASPSIFAQMTQLAHQHDALNLSQGFPSFPASQELKELASQAIIDNNNQYAPMMGVPVLRVAISQMFEEQHKAFYHPQEEICVTAGATQGIFTAIQATIFKGDEMIIFTPAYDCYEPAIKIAGGIPVKIPMQLPEFTIDWEQVRSSVSTKTKMILINSPHNPSGKLLTHKDMLELENIAVQNDLIVLSDEVYEHMIFDGREHLSASRYPALKERSFITGSFGKTFHVTGWKTGFCLAPQPLMKEFLKIHQQVVFCVNNPMQQAVATYLQSPKHYQELGKFYQRKRDLFLNLIKNSKFKFKPTESTYFQLLDYSAVTDDGDIAFAKALTIDHKLASIPISVFMEGRDPKMLRFCFAKEDEELVAAAKILNEL, from the coding sequence ATGATCGCCAAAAATCAAATACGCTCTAAACTGCCTGAAGCTAGCCCTTCTATATTTGCTCAAATGACGCAACTTGCTCATCAGCATGATGCGCTCAATCTTTCTCAAGGGTTTCCCAGTTTTCCAGCAAGTCAGGAGTTAAAAGAGTTAGCGTCTCAAGCGATTATTGACAACAACAATCAATACGCACCCATGATGGGCGTGCCTGTATTGCGCGTCGCCATCAGCCAGATGTTTGAGGAGCAACACAAGGCTTTTTATCATCCCCAAGAAGAAATCTGCGTGACGGCTGGAGCGACCCAAGGGATTTTCACCGCTATCCAAGCTACTATTTTTAAAGGTGATGAAATGATTATCTTCACACCAGCCTACGATTGCTATGAGCCTGCCATAAAAATTGCGGGTGGGATTCCAGTCAAAATCCCCATGCAGCTGCCCGAATTTACTATTGATTGGGAACAAGTACGTTCTAGTGTGTCTACTAAAACTAAAATGATCCTGATCAACTCGCCACACAACCCTAGCGGTAAGCTATTGACGCATAAGGACATGCTGGAGCTAGAAAATATTGCTGTACAAAATGATCTTATCGTTTTAAGCGACGAGGTGTATGAACACATGATTTTTGATGGTCGCGAGCATTTGAGCGCCAGCCGGTATCCAGCACTCAAGGAGCGTAGTTTTATTACAGGAAGCTTCGGCAAGACCTTTCATGTGACAGGCTGGAAAACTGGTTTTTGTCTAGCCCCACAACCGCTCATGAAAGAATTTTTAAAGATCCATCAGCAAGTGGTATTTTGTGTCAATAACCCTATGCAGCAAGCGGTTGCCACCTATTTACAAAGCCCAAAACACTATCAAGAGCTAGGTAAATTTTACCAGCGTAAAAGAGATTTATTTCTCAATCTCATCAAAAACAGTAAATTCAAGTTCAAACCCACTGAAAGTACTTATTTTCAACTACTGGACTATTCTGCGGTCACTGATGATGGTGATATCGCTTTCGCGAAAGCGTTAACCATCGACCACAAACTTGCATCGATACCCATATCTGTTTTTATGGAGGGTCGCGATCCTAAAATGCTGCGGTTTTGCTTTGCCAAGGAAGATGAAGAACTGGTTGCCGCCGCTAAAATTTTAAATGAACTCTAA
- a CDS encoding TlpA family protein disulfide reductase: protein MKTHNLLALILLLLITAPMTMAQMVTVPVINDKVLSTLKELDPKAPASDEIDFDTKKISYYDIEGNILDVDAKKAYRNNPEYSIDRMFADSNNVVRVVIYKKSSAAEKAQRQSFQMSLKAMDPNYFKGQYAKPFSVTDMDGNVYTNESLKGKVVVLNFWFIGCAPCIEEMPVLNQLVDKYKGKDVVFLAITYNKKSELEEFLNKKQFDYQIIPENTAIASEYKIMAYPDHIIIDKKSVIQYKGNLNKDRLFDFMSEYIDLCLAAK from the coding sequence ATGAAAACACATAATCTACTAGCTCTAATCCTACTGCTATTAATCACCGCACCCATGACAATGGCGCAGATGGTTACTGTGCCTGTAATCAATGACAAGGTTCTATCTACTCTCAAGGAGTTAGATCCTAAAGCGCCAGCCTCTGACGAGATAGATTTTGACACTAAGAAAATATCCTATTACGATATAGAAGGCAATATATTAGATGTCGATGCAAAAAAAGCGTATCGCAACAATCCTGAATATAGCATTGATCGAATGTTTGCAGATAGCAATAATGTAGTGCGTGTAGTCATCTACAAAAAAAGCAGCGCAGCAGAAAAAGCACAAAGACAAAGCTTCCAGATGAGCTTAAAAGCGATGGATCCTAACTATTTTAAAGGTCAATATGCAAAACCTTTTTCTGTAACTGATATGGATGGTAACGTGTATACTAACGAGAGCCTCAAAGGTAAGGTCGTGGTCTTAAATTTTTGGTTTATAGGTTGCGCGCCATGTATAGAAGAGATGCCGGTTCTCAATCAATTGGTTGATAAGTATAAAGGTAAAGACGTTGTGTTTTTAGCGATTACTTATAATAAAAAAAGTGAGCTTGAAGAATTTTTGAATAAAAAACAATTTGATTACCAGATTATACCAGAAAATACTGCAATTGCTTCAGAATATAAGATTATGGCATATCCAGACCATATAATCATTGATAAAAAATCTGTAATACAATACAAAGGAAATTTGAATAAAGACCGTCTATTTGATTTCATGTCAGAATATATTGATCTTTGCCTAGCAGCCAAATGA
- a CDS encoding LytR/AlgR family response regulator transcription factor, with amino-acid sequence MIRCVLIDDEPLALELLEAHVSKTDAVQLLKSFTNPIEALQQLEQLQPDVIFSDIQMPELTGVQFSKIVGNKYPLIFTTAYDQYALEGYELDIVDYLLKPISLERFQKAIGKLTARTTAETLVIKSTTPDYIFVKSEYKTLKVNLADIHYIKGMADYVTLVLKDQKIHTLENLKHYEKILPSSQFMRVHKSYIIAMDKIEFIERNRAVILGDYIPVSDTYKKAFFDRVNG; translated from the coding sequence ATGATCAGATGTGTTCTTATCGATGACGAACCGCTAGCATTAGAGCTTTTAGAAGCACATGTTTCAAAAACTGATGCTGTGCAATTACTAAAATCATTTACCAACCCCATTGAGGCCTTGCAGCAATTAGAACAATTGCAACCAGATGTAATCTTTTCTGATATCCAAATGCCAGAGCTCACTGGTGTTCAATTCTCTAAGATTGTGGGAAACAAATACCCCCTCATTTTTACTACAGCTTACGATCAATATGCGTTGGAAGGTTATGAATTAGACATCGTTGATTACCTATTAAAACCTATATCACTAGAGCGCTTCCAGAAAGCGATTGGTAAGTTGACCGCCAGAACTACCGCAGAAACTCTAGTGATAAAAAGTACTACTCCGGATTACATCTTTGTCAAAAGCGAATACAAAACTCTCAAAGTCAATCTAGCCGATATTCATTATATCAAGGGAATGGCAGATTATGTGACCTTAGTTCTCAAGGACCAAAAAATCCATACGCTAGAAAACTTGAAGCATTATGAGAAAATCTTACCGTCTAGCCAATTCATGCGCGTTCACAAAAGCTATATCATTGCTATGGACAAGATTGAATTTATAGAACGCAATAGAGCTGTGATACTTGGCGATTACATTCCTGTAAGCGACACGTACAAGAAAGCCTTTTTTGATAGGGTGAATGGGTAA
- a CDS encoding sensor histidine kinase yields the protein MKLRLARFIASFYIFFLIMEVLRELLRSSTYLDMFLSAPLNSALGFLQSSVLFLAYALFSYVFLFYRYKKQGKGLTLIGIIAIALAVIGLRYMVEEIIIKAITGYGNYYEGTTALYYITDNLYYAILYTAFGVCWFFIQYSSVRDRQQQELLLENKKSELAFLKSQINPHFLFNMLNNIYSLINMQSDKALPAIEKLSQLLRYSLYETDKLVSIRKELEAVNGYIELEKLRFRESVQTTITTTPNVLDLRVAPFMIMPLVENAFKHGVVTNAKRPIEIHTSMQDDQLVVWVRNAIAKREKHEVGGIGIENLQKRLLLTYGDHFKLLKEANDEFFKITIIINLKS from the coding sequence ATGAAATTGAGATTAGCCCGTTTTATTGCGTCGTTTTATATCTTCTTCCTCATCATGGAGGTGTTGCGAGAACTATTGAGATCCAGCACTTATTTAGATATGTTCTTGAGCGCCCCCTTAAACAGTGCTCTAGGGTTCCTGCAGTCGTCGGTTCTATTTCTCGCCTATGCGCTATTCTCCTATGTATTCCTTTTTTACAGGTATAAAAAGCAAGGAAAAGGGCTCACCCTGATAGGAATCATCGCTATTGCTTTAGCCGTCATAGGATTGCGCTACATGGTAGAAGAAATCATTATCAAAGCAATTACGGGTTATGGTAATTACTATGAAGGCACAACCGCCCTGTACTATATTACGGACAATCTGTACTATGCGATCCTTTATACAGCCTTTGGTGTTTGCTGGTTTTTTATACAGTATTCTAGCGTACGGGATCGGCAGCAGCAGGAATTGTTGTTAGAGAACAAAAAGTCAGAACTGGCTTTTCTCAAGTCCCAGATCAATCCGCACTTTTTGTTCAACATGCTCAACAACATTTATTCGTTGATCAACATGCAGTCAGACAAAGCTTTACCGGCCATTGAAAAATTAAGCCAGCTGCTTCGGTACAGCTTATATGAAACAGATAAATTAGTAAGCATTCGGAAGGAGCTCGAGGCTGTAAATGGATACATAGAATTAGAAAAATTACGCTTTCGCGAAAGCGTACAAACCACCATCACCACAACTCCAAATGTTCTAGATCTACGTGTAGCACCATTTATGATCATGCCGCTGGTAGAAAATGCCTTCAAACATGGGGTGGTAACAAACGCTAAAAGACCTATAGAGATTCACACCTCTATGCAAGACGACCAACTTGTGGTATGGGTACGTAATGCAATCGCTAAGAGAGAAAAGCATGAGGTAGGCGGTATAGGCATAGAAAATCTACAAAAGCGCTTATTGCTCACCTATGGCGATCACTTCAAGTTGCTTAAAGAGGCAAATGACGAGTTCTTTAAAATCACCATCATCATAAATTTAAAATCATGA
- a CDS encoding DUF5694 domain-containing protein — protein sequence MRTLTLSIIVVITAVFMANSQSINEEQFMKEAKDAFDFDKTPVLLLGTWHMGYTSDATKSGYDASRPERRTEISELALQLAQEFKPTKILVEVVPERQAEMDSLYQLYLENPNKLSTYGGEVGLLAFQIARASGASLHAIDHKMGYDYGSIGRLADSTKNKVVAGYYAQLMPHLQKASQLETTATTKQLYRYSNTPEYISFLKNTNSDIFTYVNTPGKFEGADVAADFYKRNLRIYANINRVEITPEDRVLVLNGGAHIAFFKEFMASSPKYDVVDVQEYLKD from the coding sequence ATGAGAACACTAACACTTTCCATCATCGTTGTGATAACTGCTGTATTTATGGCAAACAGTCAATCCATTAACGAAGAGCAATTTATGAAAGAAGCAAAAGATGCTTTTGACTTTGACAAGACACCTGTTCTTTTATTGGGAACCTGGCATATGGGCTATACCAGCGATGCCACTAAATCTGGCTACGACGCCAGTCGCCCAGAACGTCGTACTGAAATATCTGAACTTGCCCTGCAATTAGCTCAAGAGTTTAAACCCACTAAAATCTTAGTAGAAGTTGTTCCAGAACGTCAAGCAGAAATGGACTCGCTCTACCAACTTTATCTCGAGAATCCAAATAAGTTAAGCACCTATGGTGGTGAGGTAGGTCTTTTAGCATTTCAAATAGCTCGTGCCAGCGGTGCCAGCTTGCATGCCATCGATCATAAAATGGGTTATGATTATGGCAGCATAGGACGTCTTGCAGATTCTACTAAGAATAAAGTCGTGGCGGGTTACTATGCTCAGTTGATGCCTCACTTGCAAAAGGCTTCACAGTTGGAAACAACAGCGACTACAAAGCAGCTGTATCGTTATTCCAATACGCCAGAGTACATCAGTTTTTTAAAAAACACAAATTCTGATATTTTTACCTATGTGAATACGCCAGGCAAGTTTGAAGGCGCAGACGTTGCTGCAGATTTCTATAAACGGAACCTGAGAATTTATGCAAACATCAACCGTGTTGAAATCACCCCAGAAGATCGAGTTCTTGTATTAAACGGTGGCGCGCATATCGCCTTCTTTAAGGAGTTCATGGCTAGTAGCCCTAAATATGATGTGGTGGATGTGCAGGAGTATTTGAAGGACTGA
- a CDS encoding succinate dehydrogenase/fumarate reductase iron-sulfur subunit, which yields MKLNLKIWRQEGPNVKGKLVDYPLDGVDGDMSFLEMMDILNEELINKGDIPVEFDHDCREGICGSCNMMINGEPHGPQKLTTTCQLHMRKFNDGDTITIEPFRAKAFPVVKDLIVDRSAFDRIQQAGGYISVNTSGNTQDANSIPIEKEKADEAFWSATCIGCGACVAACKNASAMLFTSAKISQFALLPQGEIEATDRVEAMVRQMDEEGFGNCSNTGACMVECPKGIKLDNIARMNREYLKAETIA from the coding sequence ATGAAACTGAATCTTAAAATCTGGAGACAAGAAGGTCCTAATGTAAAAGGGAAGTTAGTTGACTACCCGCTAGACGGCGTGGATGGTGACATGTCCTTTTTAGAAATGATGGACATCCTGAATGAGGAATTGATCAACAAGGGTGATATTCCTGTAGAGTTTGATCATGACTGTCGTGAAGGAATCTGTGGATCTTGTAACATGATGATTAATGGAGAGCCTCACGGACCGCAAAAATTGACTACTACTTGTCAATTGCACATGCGCAAGTTCAACGATGGTGACACAATTACTATTGAGCCATTCCGTGCTAAGGCATTTCCAGTAGTAAAGGATTTGATCGTAGACCGTTCTGCTTTTGATAGAATCCAGCAAGCTGGTGGTTACATTTCTGTAAACACTTCAGGAAACACCCAGGATGCGAATTCGATTCCAATCGAAAAAGAAAAGGCAGATGAAGCTTTCTGGTCAGCGACCTGTATAGGTTGTGGTGCATGTGTTGCGGCTTGTAAAAATGCAAGTGCAATGCTGTTTACCAGTGCTAAAATCTCTCAGTTCGCATTATTACCGCAAGGCGAAATTGAGGCTACAGATCGTGTTGAAGCGATGGTACGCCAGATGGATGAAGAAGGGTTTGGAAACTGTTCTAATACTGGTGCATGTATGGTAGAATGTCCTAAAGGAATTAAGTTAGATAACATCGCTCGCATGAACCGCGAGTACCTTAAAGCAGAAACGATAGCTTAA
- a CDS encoding fumarate reductase/succinate dehydrogenase flavoprotein subunit, whose amino-acid sequence MAVLDSKIPQGPLDEKWVYHKNHINLVNPANKRNIDVIVVGTGLAGSSAAATLGELGYNVKTFCYNDSPRRAHSIAAQGGINAAKNYQGDGDSNYRLFYDTIKGGDYRSREANVHRLAEVSSNIIDQCVAQGVPFAREYGGLLDNRSFGGVLVSRTFYAAGQTGQQLLLGAYSALNRQINRGKVQPFNRHEMLDLVVVDGKARGIIARNLVTGEIERHGAHAVVIASGGYGNVFFLSTNAMGSNVMAAWRTHRRGAYFANPCYTQIHPTCIPVSGEHQSKLTLMSESLRNDGRIWVPKKKEDAEAIRAGKKRGVDLAEEDRDYYLERRYPAFGNLVPRDVASRAAKERCDAGYGVNKTGQAVYLDFEAAFKRYGKVEALTHGHKNATEAEMIKLGKEVIKKKYGNLFDMYQNISDDNPYEVPMKIFPAVHYTMGGLWVDYNLQTTIPGCFAAGEANFSDHGANRLGASALMQGLADGYFVLPYTIGDYLADEIRTGEIPTDTPEFDQTEKETRERIEKLLNGSGKHSVDYYHKKLGLIMWDKCGMSRNATDLQSAMDEIRDLREDFWANVRVTGTADTKNQELEKAGRVADFLELGELFAKDALDRNESCGGHFREEYQTPEGEALRDDENYAYVSAWEYNENPRDAKLHKEELVFENVELKTRSYK is encoded by the coding sequence ATGGCAGTTTTAGATTCAAAAATACCTCAGGGACCACTCGATGAGAAGTGGGTTTATCATAAAAATCACATTAACCTAGTCAACCCGGCTAACAAGCGTAACATTGATGTTATCGTTGTGGGAACTGGACTTGCAGGTAGTTCTGCTGCTGCAACTTTAGGTGAATTGGGTTACAACGTTAAGACGTTCTGCTATAACGATTCTCCACGCCGTGCGCACTCCATTGCTGCACAAGGTGGTATCAATGCAGCAAAAAACTATCAAGGTGATGGGGATTCCAACTATCGCTTGTTTTACGATACGATTAAAGGTGGTGACTACCGCTCTAGAGAAGCAAACGTTCATAGACTTGCAGAGGTTTCGTCCAATATCATTGACCAGTGTGTAGCACAAGGGGTTCCTTTTGCACGAGAATATGGTGGATTACTGGACAACCGCTCTTTTGGTGGGGTTCTAGTGTCTAGAACATTCTATGCCGCAGGTCAAACAGGACAGCAGCTATTGTTAGGTGCTTATTCTGCATTGAACAGACAAATCAACCGTGGTAAAGTACAACCGTTCAACCGTCATGAGATGTTAGATCTTGTGGTTGTAGATGGTAAAGCTCGCGGTATCATTGCTCGTAACTTAGTTACAGGCGAGATTGAACGTCATGGAGCGCATGCAGTTGTGATCGCATCTGGTGGATACGGGAACGTATTTTTCCTTTCTACCAATGCGATGGGAAGTAACGTAATGGCAGCGTGGAGAACACACCGTCGTGGAGCTTACTTTGCAAACCCATGTTATACTCAAATTCACCCAACTTGTATTCCAGTAAGTGGTGAACACCAATCCAAACTAACCTTGATGTCAGAATCCCTCAGAAATGACGGACGTATCTGGGTTCCTAAGAAAAAAGAAGATGCAGAGGCGATCCGCGCAGGAAAGAAACGCGGCGTTGACCTCGCAGAAGAAGATAGAGATTACTACCTAGAGCGTCGTTATCCAGCCTTTGGTAACTTAGTTCCACGAGATGTGGCATCTAGAGCTGCTAAGGAGCGTTGCGATGCTGGTTATGGTGTGAACAAAACCGGTCAAGCAGTGTACCTTGATTTTGAAGCAGCTTTTAAACGTTACGGTAAAGTGGAAGCTTTAACGCATGGTCATAAAAACGCTACTGAAGCGGAGATGATCAAGCTAGGAAAAGAAGTGATCAAGAAGAAATATGGTAACCTTTTCGATATGTACCAGAATATTTCTGATGACAATCCTTATGAGGTGCCTATGAAGATTTTCCCAGCGGTTCACTATACGATGGGTGGACTTTGGGTAGATTACAACCTACAGACTACAATTCCTGGATGTTTTGCGGCTGGAGAGGCTAATTTCTCAGACCATGGTGCCAACCGTCTAGGTGCAAGTGCGCTGATGCAAGGACTGGCTGATGGTTACTTTGTTTTGCCTTATACCATAGGTGATTATCTGGCAGATGAGATACGTACTGGAGAGATCCCAACAGATACCCCAGAATTTGATCAAACCGAAAAAGAAACTAGAGAACGCATTGAGAAATTATTGAACGGTTCTGGCAAGCACAGTGTGGATTACTACCACAAAAAACTAGGTCTGATCATGTGGGACAAATGTGGAATGTCTCGTAATGCTACTGATCTACAGTCCGCTATGGATGAAATCAGAGATTTGCGTGAAGATTTCTGGGCAAATGTACGTGTGACTGGAACAGCAGATACTAAGAATCAAGAGCTAGAAAAAGCAGGCCGCGTGGCAGACTTCCTAGAATTAGGTGAGTTGTTTGCTAAAGATGCACTGGATCGTAATGAGAGCTGTGGTGGACACTTCCGTGAGGAGTATCAAACGCCTGAAGGTGAAGCGCTGCGTGATGATGAGAACTACGCATACGTATCAGCTTGGGAATACAATGAAAACCCTCGTGACGCAAAGCTGCATAAAGAAGAACTGGTATTTGAAAATGTAGAACTCAAGACTCGTTCTTATAAATAA
- a CDS encoding succinate dehydrogenase cytochrome b subunit, giving the protein MSALIKSSIARKWVMALSGLFLVVFLTQHFTINITSVIAPDTFNEWSHFMGYNPLVQFVLQPILLAGLIVHFVMGIVLEYQNNKARPIKYKRFDGNSNSPWVSRNMVITGLVVLAFLGLHMYDFWAHEIAYKFIYAEPESPTRYYAETVHKFEPVWRVVLYVISFVLLSLHLWHGFNSSFQSMGVKSVKKGDTLKKITYAWAVLIPAGFIFIALYHHFNPITA; this is encoded by the coding sequence ATGAGCGCTTTGATTAAATCTTCTATTGCACGCAAATGGGTGATGGCCTTATCAGGTTTATTTCTGGTAGTTTTTCTTACACAACATTTTACGATTAACATTACTTCAGTAATTGCTCCAGACACTTTCAATGAGTGGTCTCACTTTATGGGATATAACCCGCTGGTTCAGTTTGTCTTGCAGCCTATTTTGCTTGCTGGGCTTATTGTTCACTTTGTCATGGGAATTGTTCTTGAATATCAAAATAATAAGGCGCGGCCTATTAAATATAAAAGGTTTGATGGTAATTCAAACTCGCCTTGGGTTTCTAGAAACATGGTCATTACTGGACTTGTAGTTCTAGCATTTTTAGGATTACATATGTATGATTTTTGGGCACACGAGATTGCTTACAAATTTATTTATGCAGAGCCAGAATCCCCTACTCGATACTATGCAGAGACCGTTCATAAATTTGAACCTGTATGGAGAGTGGTCCTTTATGTAATATCATTTGTACTATTATCATTACACTTATGGCACGGTTTCAATAGCTCGTTTCAATCCATGGGAGTAAAAAGTGTGAAGAAAGGTGATACGCTTAAAAAGATCACCTATGCATGGGCTGTTTTGATTCCGGCTGGATTTATCTTCATCGCTTTATATCATCATTTTAATCCAATAACAGCATAA
- a CDS encoding PKD domain-containing protein translates to MKYLYKLMIVLTLAVSFQSCQEDDTEFGDIITPSNLNVNVAIQGESSTDPNGDGTGIVVFSSTADNALNYTYDFGDGRTGSTFNGAIEHRFVDLGVNSYSVTVTATGTAGAATTQTFVIDVLSTFDDSEAKEFLTGGSSKTWYWSVAENGHWGVGPTLLIGGQSPESYYTPAFFPVPAFGRYCNELTECFYEDEMIFTMNGNNVIFELKNFGSTYFHNSYLSQFGGPSANNPDNADECLPFTAPAPGTVTFTPTTNTDVPEDRSRKTSMLLANNNFMSWYVGSSEYEILEITENRMVLRTVQANDPALAWYHTLTTDVPVNPNPSCI, encoded by the coding sequence ATGAAATATTTATATAAACTTATGATCGTTTTGACACTGGCGGTTTCCTTTCAATCTTGTCAAGAGGACGATACAGAATTTGGTGATATTATCACCCCTAGCAATCTAAATGTGAATGTAGCCATACAAGGAGAAAGTTCTACGGATCCGAATGGTGACGGTACAGGTATCGTTGTTTTTAGTTCAACGGCAGATAATGCTTTGAATTATACATATGATTTTGGCGACGGCCGCACCGGATCCACTTTCAATGGTGCCATTGAGCATCGGTTTGTTGACTTGGGCGTGAACAGCTATAGTGTAACCGTGACTGCCACGGGTACAGCTGGTGCTGCTACTACACAAACATTTGTAATCGATGTCCTGAGTACCTTTGATGACTCAGAAGCTAAGGAGTTTTTAACTGGTGGTTCTAGCAAAACATGGTACTGGTCTGTTGCTGAAAATGGACATTGGGGCGTGGGACCTACCTTACTTATAGGTGGACAATCTCCAGAGTCCTATTACACCCCAGCATTTTTCCCAGTTCCGGCTTTTGGGAGGTATTGTAACGAGCTCACAGAGTGTTTTTATGAGGATGAGATGATTTTTACAATGAATGGAAACAATGTCATATTTGAATTGAAAAACTTCGGTAGTACTTATTTCCATAATTCATACCTAAGTCAGTTTGGTGGACCATCTGCTAACAACCCTGATAATGCTGACGAATGCCTGCCATTCACTGCTCCAGCACCAGGAACCGTTACATTTACGCCTACTACTAATACAGATGTACCAGAAGATCGATCTAGAAAAACCAGTATGCTATTGGCAAATAATAATTTCATGAGCTGGTACGTGGGTAGCAGCGAGTATGAGATATTAGAGATCACGGAAAACAGAATGGTTTTGCGTACGGTTCAAGCAAATGACCCAGCATTAGCCTGGTATCATACCCTTACTACAGATGTTCCAGTAAATCCTAATCCTAGTTGTATCTAG